Proteins encoded together in one Candidatus Lariskella endosymbiont of Epinotia ramella window:
- a CDS encoding EamA family transporter, whose product MAAFSILFAKFALNKVAPYEMALGSSLCVCIICSFLYKKLSIKISRAILPALLIVSIINALSELFWFVSLAGLPPITFSLLSRTKVVFAFFLSISIFKDKVKYLDIFLVLLIILGSIMFIIHDDNKLKFDTLYVLAALSSSFLYAVT is encoded by the coding sequence ATTGCTGCATTTTCGATACTATTCGCAAAATTTGCTCTTAATAAAGTGGCGCCCTATGAAATGGCACTCGGCAGCTCACTTTGTGTCTGTATAATATGCAGTTTTTTATATAAAAAGCTATCAATCAAGATATCAAGAGCTATTTTGCCAGCATTACTTATAGTTAGTATAATAAACGCGCTGAGCGAGTTATTTTGGTTTGTTAGTCTTGCTGGGCTCCCGCCGATAACCTTCAGCTTATTAAGTCGCACTAAGGTAGTCTTTGCATTTTTTCTTTCTATATCGATTTTTAAGGACAAGGTGAAATACCTGGATATATTTCTAGTGCTATTAATTATACTTGGCAGCATCATGTTTATTATACATGATGATAATAAGCTGAAGTTTGACACTTTATATGTTCTTGCAGCACTATCTTCTTCATTTTTGTATGCAGTTACATAG
- a CDS encoding IS5 family transposase (programmed frameshift) has translation MKFENIKDEYAEEFRRLTGIKRGTFEVILSILKEAEAILKSQGGKPNKLALEDRLLMTLEYLREYRTYFHISRSYGISESACYRNIRWIEDTLIKDKRFSLPGRKALLKSDSEYELVLIDATETPIERPKKKQKHFYSGKKRRHTLKTQLIVDKRKKEIICTNFSNGKRHDFRLFKESGVHIHPEIKVLTDTGYQGIDKLHYNSELPKKKTKKRPLSRKDKKKNRQLSSERVLNENVIGMIKRFKIIADRYRNRRKRFGLRFNLLAGIYNFEL, from the exons ATGAAGTTTGAAAACATCAAAGATGAATACGCAGAAGAGTTTCGCAGGCTTACTGGCATTAAACGAGGAACGTTTGAAGTTATACTAAGTATATTAAAAGAAGCTGAAGCTATTTTAAAGTCTCAAGGTGGAAAACCCAATAAATTGGCTTTAGAAGATCGATTACTCATGACGCTTGAGTACTTGCGTGAATACAGGACATATTTTCATATTTCCCGCAGTTATGGAATAAGTGAAAGTGCCTGTTATCGTAATATACGTTGGATTGAAGATACTCTAATTAAAGATAAACGATTTTCACTACCTGGACGTAAAGCATTACTAAAAAGCGATTCTGAATACGAACTTGTGTTAATTGATGCTACTGAAACACCGATAGAACGACCTA AAAAAAAACAGAAGCACTTTTATTCGGGAAAAAAGAGGCGACATACTCTAAAAACTCAGCTTATTGTGGATAAAAGGAAAAAAGAAATCATTTGCACTAATTTTTCTAATGGCAAGCGTCATGATTTCAGGTTATTTAAAGAATCCGGAGTTCACATCCACCCTGAGATTAAAGTTCTTACAGATACTGGTTATCAAGGCATTGATAAGTTGCATTATAATTCAGAGTTACCAAAGAAAAAGACAAAAAAGCGACCACTAAGCAGGAAAGATAAAAAGAAAAATCGTCAATTGTCTAGTGAACGTGTTTTAAATGAAAACGTCATAGGCATGATCAAACGATTTAAAATTATCGCTGATCGTTATAGGAACAGAAGAAAACGATTCGGTTTAAGGTTTAATTTACTTGCTGGTATCTATAACTTTGAGCTTTAA
- a CDS encoding sodium:solute symporter family protein, giving the protein MHTVDLTIVIIYLIACVLIGLYKSKSVKTLKEYTLGNGCFSDIVIVATLFATDMGATLTMGSVEKIYMYGVFFAVARMLVPVTWLIMVWVYGKNISQFRHCISISDIMESLYGKVGRWVTNIASVLVSTSIIALQATAMGYILNYFFKIPDSFAIIVSVSALVIYSAFGGIHAVAITDVFQFAVFMIAIPITCSIAYHDVGEYEGIIQSLPKEMFTLNINKENIWLFLGFMFYNLLPQSCGTFIQRFLISKDTVQLTKCMKIVAMLHIPLAAIICSIGFMIKAKAPDISPSTAFVYFIENYVSIGLKGVIIAGILAVIMSTADSWLNTTSVLTVHDIIRKLVPLTEKQALISAKVMTFIIGFLAILLTLTGKGIIELGLLASSFWEPLILIPLAAGFLKFRTNNKSFVTSSILAVVCTATSGYIVGDLGCDKFDMWCFR; this is encoded by the coding sequence ATGCATACAGTAGATTTGACAATCGTTATAATTTATCTCATAGCATGTGTATTGATTGGCTTATATAAATCAAAATCAGTCAAGACACTTAAAGAATATACTCTAGGTAACGGATGTTTTTCTGATATCGTTATCGTCGCCACTTTATTTGCTACTGATATGGGAGCTACTCTTACAATGGGTAGTGTAGAAAAGATCTACATGTATGGAGTATTTTTCGCAGTAGCGCGTATGTTGGTACCTGTAACCTGGTTGATTATGGTTTGGGTATATGGAAAAAATATATCTCAATTCCGTCACTGTATTTCGATTAGTGACATTATGGAATCATTATACGGAAAAGTTGGCAGATGGGTTACTAACATAGCATCAGTATTAGTCTCAACTTCAATTATAGCGTTGCAGGCTACGGCAATGGGTTATATTTTAAATTACTTTTTTAAGATTCCTGATTCTTTTGCTATTATTGTTAGCGTGTCTGCATTGGTAATTTATTCAGCATTTGGAGGGATACATGCGGTTGCAATCACTGATGTATTTCAATTCGCTGTATTTATGATAGCCATCCCTATAACATGTTCCATTGCATATCATGACGTTGGTGAGTATGAAGGTATAATTCAATCTTTACCTAAAGAGATGTTTACATTGAATATCAATAAAGAGAATATTTGGCTATTTTTAGGCTTTATGTTTTATAATTTGCTTCCGCAATCTTGTGGTACTTTTATTCAGCGTTTTTTAATAAGCAAAGATACTGTACAACTCACCAAATGTATGAAAATTGTTGCCATGCTACATATACCGCTTGCAGCAATTATATGTTCAATTGGCTTTATGATTAAAGCAAAAGCGCCTGATATATCTCCCAGTACTGCGTTTGTTTACTTCATTGAAAATTATGTATCAATTGGGCTGAAAGGTGTGATTATAGCAGGAATTTTAGCAGTAATAATGTCCACTGCAGATTCATGGCTTAACACTACAAGTGTACTCACTGTTCACGATATAATTAGAAAGTTAGTGCCTTTAACAGAAAAGCAGGCTTTAATTAGTGCAAAAGTTATGACTTTCATTATAGGTTTTCTAGCCATTCTTTTAACTTTAACTGGAAAAGGAATAATAGAACTTGGTTTATTAGCAAGTAGTTTTTGGGAGCCATTGATATTGATACCTCTTGCTGCAGGATTTCTGAAATTTAGAACAAATAATAAATCATTCGTGACTTCCAGTATATTAGCTGTAGTTTGTACTGCAACTAGTGGTTATATAGTTGGAGATTTAGGTTGTGACAAGTTTGATATGTGGTGTTTTAGGTAG